From Musa acuminata AAA Group cultivar baxijiao chromosome BXJ3-8, Cavendish_Baxijiao_AAA, whole genome shotgun sequence, one genomic window encodes:
- the LOC135644284 gene encoding uncharacterized protein LOC135644284: MEEDPSVFDYDGVYDEMKGKITRPKVQDRTERKIEEQHKKAMEEDPSVFDYDGVYNEMKGKIARPKIEEQHKKAMEEDPSVFEYNGVYDEMKGKITRPKVQDRTVRMKTSKPTPPRPPPHAFTFGDGDNEDDIKREISRQASKNKSLQKFEEQHKKAMEEDPSVFDYDRVYDEMKGKIAHPKVQD, translated from the exons atggaagaggatccctcggtcttcgactacgacggggtttacgacgagatgaaggggaagattacgCGCCcaaaggttcaggatcgaacggagagaaag ATCGAagagcagcacaaaaaggcaatggaagaggatccctcggtgttcgactacgacggggtttacaacgagatgaaggggaagattgcgcgCCCCAAG atcgaggagcagcacaaaaaggcaatggaagaggatccctcggtctttgAATACaacggggtttacgacgagatgaaggggaagattacgcgccccaaggttcaggatcgaacggtGAGAatg aagacctcgaagccaactcctcctcgccctccccctcatgCCTTCACTTTCGGCGACGGCGACAACGAGGATGACATCaagagggaaatctcacggcaagcgtccaagaacaagtctctccagaag ttcgaggagcagcacaaaaaggcaatggaagaggatccctcggtctttgACTACGAcagggtttacgacgagatgaaggggaagattgcgcaCCCCAAGGTTCAGGATTGA